A region from the Malus domestica chromosome 07, GDT2T_hap1 genome encodes:
- the LOC139197654 gene encoding uncharacterized protein produces MAPKDIHKTAFRCPGHVGAYEYLVMSFGLKNAGATYQMAMNAIFHDLIGQSMEAFDSIKAYLTSPPVLVPPQRGNPLKLYISASEKSIGSLLAQNNEGGKEQAVYYLSRILTEVETSEVINIPGSLEVTSIWIPPRKDISGKEDWVQQEIRRVAGLWITHWKLYFDGSHTQKASGAGIVIVNPQGVYHYYSFLLDYQGNTNNRAEYETLIIGLEILMDLGAVEVEVFGDSELVINQLNGEFKCRHITMAGYYLAATQLLNFWDSEISVNHVPRESNLAANEMAQLASGVPIQERKYGVDVEIQRRNLPSILKRGFSLDIMVLEAEIEDWRSPIIHHLKDPSSPTSKNDRQQATKYVLWAKNLLRKTPDGLLLKCLGQEESMRVMAEVHEGVCGAHQAGTKMRWLLRRYGYFWPDMEKDCKSYARGCEECQRHEPLQHVPLVPLNPVVKPWPFRG; encoded by the exons atggctccaaaagatatacataaaacagcttttaggtgtcccggtcatgtgggggcatatgaatatctggtcatgTCATTCGGGCTCAAGAACGCTGGTGCAACTTACCAGAtggcaatgaatgccatctttcatgatCTAATTGGCCAGAGCATGGAG GCCTTTGACAGCATCAAGGCCTATTTAACTTCTCCACCAGTGTTGgtgccacctcaaaggggaaacCCCTTGAAGCTGTATATTTCTGCCTCTGAAAAGTCAATCGGGAGTTTGctagcccaaaataatgaaggcgggaaggagcaggcagtgtactacctcagtagaattttgaccgaggtagaaacaag TGAGGTGATCAATATCCCGGGAAGCTTAGAGGTTACTAGCATTTGGATCCCACCGAGAAAAGATATTTCGGGCAAAGAAGACTGGGTCCAGCAAGAGATAAGAAGAGTAGCTGGTCTCTGGATCACTCATTGGAAGTTGTATTTCGATGGATCCCACACTCAGAAGGCTTCAGGAGCGGGAATTGTAATTGTAAACCCTCAGGgagtttatcattattattcatttctcTTGGACTACCAAGGGAATACTAataatcgggcagagtatgagACCTTAATTATTGGTctggaaatcttgatggatTTGGGGGCAGTAGAGGTAGAGGTCTTTGGGGATTCAGAGTTGGTAATAAACCAGTTAAATGGGgagttcaagtgcagacatattACCATggcggggtattacttggcagctaCGCAATTATTGAATTTCTGGGATTCTGAGATATCGGTCAATCATGTTCCCAGGGAATCCAATTTAGCGGCCAACGAGATGGCACAACTAGCCTCAGGAGTGCCAATACAGGAGAGGAAATATGGGGTAGATGTCGAGATCCAAAGGAGAAACCTTCCTTCCATCTTAAAAAGGGGATTCAGTCTAGATATAATGGTGCTAGAGGCCGAGATAGAAGATTGGAGGTCACCTatcattcatcatttgaaggATCCTTCCTCGCCTACAAGCAAGAATGATAgacagcaagcaaccaagtatgtcttatgggcgaaGAACTTACTAAGAAAAACTCCAGATGGGTTACTATTGAAATGCTTGGGCCAAGAAGAATCCATGAGggtaatggccgaagtacatgaaggagtatgtggagcacatcaggctggaacgaagatgagatggttgcttaggaggtatggttatttctggcccgacatggaaaaagattgcaagtctTATGCCCGAGGTTGTGAAGAATGTCAGAGGCACGAACCTCTCCAGCATGTGCCCTTGGTACCTTTAAATccagtggtcaagccttggcccttcagAGGGTAG